The Oryza glaberrima chromosome 9, OglaRS2, whole genome shotgun sequence genome includes a window with the following:
- the LOC127785234 gene encoding uncharacterized protein LOC127785234: MPSLNHYRYLAAVLDRSISSSSSSSSSLPSTSKMKIGKAPELLKKAATIVRSKASTVRARLLIVASLRRRMAMIGAMSHRIHALMVEKEKARVDYYIKNKNKNKNQHALRKVVVHDEMVITDHDRHLSELAMFDQEDHHGYSTDHWTHSLFNDDDACYSDDQDDCGDDDDDDVHGVLFGAFDDGDDEPSVIDVIRSNREDEGLEFNIDDEIDQAADMFIRRIRNRMNRSV, translated from the coding sequence ATGCCAAGCCTGAATCACTACAGATACTTAGCTGCTGTTCTTGACAGAtccatctcttcttcctcctcttcttcttcttccttgccTTCAACCTCAAAGATGAAAATTGGCAAGGCTCCGGAGCTTCtgaagaaggcggcgacgaTCGTGAGGAGCAAGGCCAGCACCGTCAGGGCCAGGCTCCTCAtcgtcgcctccctccgccgcagGATGGCCATGATCGGCGCCATGTCGCACCGGATCCATGCTCTGAtggtggagaaggagaaggccagGGTGGACTACTAcatcaagaacaagaacaagaacaagaaccaaCATGCGCTGCGAAAGGTTGTAGTCCATGATGAGATGGTGATCACCGACCATGATCGCCATCTCTCTGAACTGGCAATGTTCGATCAAGAGGATCATCATGGCTACAGTACTGATCACTGGACTCACTCGCTCTTCAACGATGATGACGCATGTTACAGTGATGATCAAGATGAttgtggtgatgatgatgatgatgatgtccaTGGTGTTCTATTCGGTGCATTTGACGATGGCGATGATGAGCCATCGGTCATCGATGTAATCAGGAGCAACCGGGAGGACGAAGGGCTGGAGTTCAACATAGACGATGAGATCGATCAGGCTGCAGATATGTTCATCAGGAGGATTCGCAACCGGATGAACCGGAGTGTTTAG